The following are encoded in a window of Deltaproteobacteria bacterium PRO3 genomic DNA:
- a CDS encoding ATP-binding protein: protein MKSICKRLFELNLPANKSAFLWGPRKVGKSYWIRTHLPEAKLIDLLQTEVFAEYASRPSLLRERFQNHRGILVIDEVQKIPALLDEVHWLIENKKISFLLTGSSARKLKRGHANLLGGRAWRRQMRPLSIMETEGFDLESAMVSGLLPPHFLSPHPKEELRAYVADYLKEEVAAEALTQNIPAFSEFLRVAAITSSELLNYANVARESGVSPKVVRTYFDILEDTYLGFRIPPWTKARNRRLIETEKFYLFDVGVANFLARREPKLKSAEFGKSFEHYLLMELMAFQAYRNPEMEVRFWRASTGQEVDFILGDMEVAIEIKAGERVHETDARGLRALLEDRPVRKSFLISFEPEPRRLGDKIQGIHWKTFLEQLWGGEIF from the coding sequence GTGAAGTCGATTTGCAAGAGGCTATTTGAGCTTAACTTGCCCGCGAACAAGTCCGCGTTTCTTTGGGGCCCTCGTAAGGTAGGAAAGAGTTATTGGATTCGAACCCACCTGCCGGAGGCCAAATTAATCGACCTTCTACAGACGGAAGTCTTCGCGGAATATGCCTCGCGGCCCTCCCTCTTGCGCGAGCGTTTTCAAAACCATCGCGGCATACTGGTGATCGACGAGGTACAAAAGATTCCCGCCCTGCTCGACGAAGTCCATTGGCTGATCGAAAATAAAAAAATCTCCTTTTTGCTCACCGGATCCAGCGCCCGCAAACTCAAGAGGGGCCATGCCAATCTGTTGGGAGGCAGGGCTTGGCGCCGGCAGATGCGACCGCTTTCGATCATGGAAACCGAGGGTTTCGACCTCGAATCGGCCATGGTCAGCGGACTGCTGCCGCCTCACTTCCTCTCGCCCCACCCCAAGGAAGAACTGCGGGCCTATGTGGCGGATTATCTCAAGGAGGAAGTCGCCGCCGAGGCTCTCACTCAAAACATACCCGCTTTCAGCGAATTTCTCCGCGTTGCGGCCATCACCTCCAGCGAACTTTTAAACTACGCGAACGTCGCCCGTGAATCGGGAGTTTCGCCCAAGGTAGTCCGTACCTACTTCGACATATTGGAGGATACCTACCTCGGATTCCGCATCCCACCCTGGACCAAGGCTCGAAATCGCCGCTTGATCGAGACCGAAAAGTTTTATCTTTTCGACGTCGGAGTCGCCAATTTCTTGGCGCGACGCGAGCCCAAGTTGAAAAGCGCGGAGTTCGGCAAATCTTTCGAGCATTACCTGCTGATGGAACTCATGGCCTTTCAAGCCTACCGCAATCCCGAGATGGAGGTGCGCTTCTGGCGGGCCAGCACCGGCCAAGAGGTAGATTTTATCCTGGGCGATATGGAAGTTGCGATCGAGATCAAGGCCGGAGAAAGAGTCCACGAAACCGATGCCCGCGGATTGAGAGCCTTATTGGAGGATCGGCCCGTGAGAAAATCTTTCCTGATATCTTTCGAGCCGGAACCCCGTAGATTGGGAGATAAGATCCAGGGGATCCACTGGAAAACCTTTTTGGAACAATTATGGGGAGGAGAGATTTTCTAG
- the truA gene encoding tRNA pseudouridine(38-40) synthase TruA, whose protein sequence is MRKIKLVIQYQGTQYQGWQVQPTGPTIQGIFEEILGEICHEKVVLIGSGRTDSGVHALAQVAHFSTSHGIDLETLHRALNAKLPYDIVVLSVAEAPGAFDAQKSAKRKTYTYFFLHSDHKSPFLSSYSWRVWGDLDLEGMQECLDMLVGEHDFASFKAADSTAKTSVRRIEAARLQRVPLRDVGNSLMGLFGLAGILPALGAEDSFHPEAEAGPALIAVTLQGPGFLKHMVRNIVGTLLEVGLRRIGVEEFREILAARDRTRAGATAPAWGLFLVQVEY, encoded by the coding sequence ATGCGCAAGATCAAACTCGTCATCCAATACCAAGGCACCCAATATCAGGGCTGGCAGGTCCAGCCCACCGGTCCGACCATCCAGGGAATTTTTGAAGAAATCCTCGGGGAGATCTGCCACGAGAAAGTGGTCCTGATCGGCTCCGGCCGCACCGATTCGGGCGTGCACGCCTTGGCGCAGGTCGCCCATTTTTCCACCTCGCACGGCATCGATCTGGAGACCCTCCACCGCGCGCTCAACGCCAAACTCCCCTACGACATCGTCGTCCTGTCCGTGGCGGAGGCCCCCGGGGCCTTCGACGCGCAGAAGAGCGCCAAGCGGAAGACCTACACCTATTTTTTTCTGCACAGCGACCATAAGTCGCCCTTCCTCTCTTCCTACAGTTGGCGCGTCTGGGGCGACTTGGACCTCGAGGGCATGCAGGAGTGCCTGGACATGCTGGTGGGAGAGCACGACTTCGCCAGCTTCAAGGCGGCGGACTCGACGGCGAAGACCTCGGTGCGTCGCATCGAGGCGGCGCGCCTGCAGCGGGTGCCCTTGCGGGACGTCGGCAACAGCCTGATGGGCCTGTTCGGCCTGGCGGGGATCCTGCCGGCCTTGGGGGCCGAGGACAGCTTTCATCCCGAGGCCGAAGCGGGTCCCGCCTTGATCGCCGTGACCCTGCAAGGCCCGGGCTTCTTGAAGCACATGGTGCGGAATATCGTCGGGACCTTGCTGGAAGTCGGTCTGCGACGGATAGGAGTGGAGGAGTTTCGGGAAATCTTGGCGGCGCGGGACCGGACTCGGGCCGGGGCGACGGCGCCGGCCTGGGGCTTGTTTTTGGTCCAAGTGGAGTATTGA